From the genome of Pseudomonas sp. AB6, one region includes:
- the rdgC gene encoding recombination-associated protein RdgC, whose amino-acid sequence MWFKNLLVYRLTQDLPFDAEALETALATKPARPCASQELTTYGFVAPFGKGEDAPLVHVSGDFLLIAARKEDRILPSSVVNDAVREKIEEIEAEQMRKVYKKERDQLKDEIIQAFLPRAFIRRGSTFAAIAPKQGLILVNASSPKRAEDLLSTLREVIGSLPVRPLTVKVSPSATMTEWVKTQKAADHFFVLDECELRDTHEDGGIVRCKRQDLTSEEIQLHLSTGKVVTQLSLAWQDKLSFVLDDKMVIKRLKFEDLLQDQAEQDGGEEALGQLDASFTLMMLTFGEFLPELFEALGGEELPQGI is encoded by the coding sequence ATGTGGTTCAAAAACCTGCTTGTCTATCGCCTGACCCAAGATCTGCCTTTTGATGCTGAGGCGCTGGAAACCGCATTGGCGACCAAACCCGCGCGCCCATGTGCCAGCCAGGAGTTGACCACTTACGGTTTCGTGGCTCCGTTCGGCAAAGGCGAGGACGCACCCCTTGTCCACGTCAGCGGCGATTTCCTACTGATAGCTGCGCGCAAAGAAGATCGTATTCTGCCCAGCAGCGTTGTGAATGACGCAGTAAGAGAGAAGATCGAAGAGATCGAAGCCGAACAAATGCGCAAGGTCTATAAGAAGGAGCGCGATCAGCTCAAGGACGAAATCATCCAGGCGTTCTTGCCCCGTGCCTTTATTCGTCGCGGCTCGACCTTTGCCGCCATCGCACCGAAGCAGGGTCTGATCCTGGTCAACGCTTCCAGCCCGAAACGCGCAGAAGACCTGCTGTCTACGTTACGTGAAGTGATCGGCTCATTACCGGTGCGCCCTCTGACCGTGAAAGTCTCGCCAAGCGCGACCATGACTGAATGGGTCAAAACCCAAAAAGCGGCTGACCACTTCTTCGTGCTTGATGAATGTGAGCTGCGTGACACCCACGAAGATGGCGGCATTGTTCGATGCAAGCGCCAAGACCTGACCAGCGAAGAAATCCAGCTGCACTTGAGCACCGGAAAAGTGGTCACTCAACTGTCGCTGGCCTGGCAGGACAAACTGTCGTTTGTGCTTGACGACAAGATGGTGATCAAGCGCCTGAAGTTCGAAGATTTGCTGCAAGACCAGGCGGAACAGGACGGCGGCGAAGAAGCCCTTGGCCAGTTGGATGCCAGCTTTACCCTAATGATGCTGACCTTCGGTGAGTTCCTGCCGGAGCTGTTCGAAGCGTTAGGAGGCGAAGAACTGCCGCAGGGCATTTAA
- a CDS encoding zinc-binding dehydrogenase — MKALQGVEGHVEWLEQPDLTCDVGQVRIRVAAAGLNRADLLQRSGLYPPPPGASQTLGMECSGVISEVGAGSSWQVGDRVCALLAGGGMAEEVVVDGHHVLPVPDGMSLSEAAGIPEVYATAWLNLFQLAALKPGEKVLLHAGASGVGSAGIQLCKAFGNPVWVSVGSAERLAYCQALGAQGGVVRSDNLDSLKDLGPFDVILDPVGGNYAALNVKVLNVDGRLVLIGLMGGREAQLDLAQVLSKRVNILGSTLRSRSDQFKADLLRDLGQHVWPLFSEGRLKPQLAKTFPISDAEEAFAELATNQVSGKVVLVIDASLV, encoded by the coding sequence GTGAAAGCATTGCAAGGCGTTGAAGGACATGTGGAATGGCTTGAACAGCCCGACTTGACGTGTGACGTGGGACAAGTTCGTATTCGTGTTGCGGCGGCAGGGCTCAATCGCGCTGATTTACTCCAGCGGTCCGGACTTTATCCACCGCCGCCGGGCGCGAGCCAGACCCTTGGAATGGAGTGTTCCGGGGTCATCAGTGAGGTAGGCGCGGGCTCGTCCTGGCAGGTCGGCGACCGGGTTTGCGCACTGTTGGCGGGCGGCGGCATGGCTGAAGAAGTGGTGGTCGATGGTCACCACGTATTGCCGGTTCCCGACGGAATGTCATTGTCCGAAGCTGCCGGTATCCCTGAGGTGTACGCCACCGCTTGGTTGAACTTGTTTCAGCTTGCAGCGCTGAAACCCGGTGAAAAAGTCTTGTTGCACGCCGGCGCAAGTGGTGTTGGTTCAGCCGGTATTCAGCTTTGCAAAGCCTTTGGCAACCCGGTGTGGGTCAGCGTGGGTTCCGCTGAGCGCCTGGCCTATTGCCAGGCGCTAGGTGCCCAAGGCGGGGTGGTGCGCAGCGACAACCTGGACAGCCTGAAAGACCTCGGCCCGTTCGACGTGATCCTTGACCCGGTCGGCGGCAACTACGCGGCGCTGAATGTGAAGGTGCTGAACGTTGATGGACGCCTGGTGCTGATCGGCTTGATGGGTGGCCGCGAGGCGCAACTGGATCTGGCACAGGTATTGAGCAAGCGCGTAAATATCCTCGGATCAACCCTGCGCAGCCGTAGCGATCAGTTCAAAGCTGACCTGCTTCGCGATCTGGGGCAGCACGTATGGCCTTTGTTTAGCGAAGGGCGCCTGAAGCCGCAACTGGCCAAAACGTTCCCGATTTCGGACGCCGAAGAAGCCTTCGCGGAACTGGCGACCAATCAGGTGTCGGGGAAGGTGGTGTTAGTGATCGACGCGAGCCTGGTATAG
- a CDS encoding bifunctional diguanylate cyclase/phosphodiesterase: MTAIEQLGALSSILAQRDLHSLFQPIVSLSDRRILGYEALTRGPSNSPLHSPITLFAIARQAGRLSELEMAARESACRRFNDQKLDGKLFLNVSPESLLEPTHPPGRTLELLQTYGIAPSQVVIELTEQTPTEDFDLLYKALHHYRDMGFSIALDDLGAGYSSLRLWSELRPDYVKIDRHFIDGIHQDAVKREFVGSMLQMAKASRALVIAEGIELQEELAVLIDMGVDLVQGYLLCRPQEYPPRDAHALLPKLNPAAPALNEDAPDLRALLIEQPAVNKAAPTASVLECFRKQANLNSLAVLDELLQPCGIVHRHSLSDALLKPFATDLFARKPISRLMNTDFLAVELSQSLQQVSRLLTSRARQRIEEDFIITLNGNYLGLGRVIDVLKLITELKIQQARYANPLTLLPGNVPIQQCLTRLLQQGQESMICYVDIDNFKPFNDIYGYGRGDEVLLCLAQCLNDRIDPSRDFVGHIGGDDFLMVLGSEDWRKRLNLLLEDFQNQCRRFYRAEHLECGCFTGLNRQGQRQEFSLLSLSIGVVHLRPEACAHLDASQLAELASQAKHFAKGVTGASVHVIDSLDSVTVKD, encoded by the coding sequence ATGACCGCCATTGAACAGCTGGGTGCCTTGAGCTCAATTTTGGCTCAACGCGATCTACACAGCTTGTTCCAACCGATAGTCTCACTGTCGGATCGCCGAATTTTAGGCTACGAAGCCTTGACAAGAGGGCCGTCAAACAGCCCGCTACACTCCCCCATCACCCTGTTTGCCATCGCCCGTCAAGCGGGTCGATTGAGTGAATTGGAGATGGCTGCACGCGAGTCCGCTTGCCGACGTTTCAACGACCAGAAACTCGACGGAAAGCTTTTTCTCAATGTCTCACCTGAATCCTTGCTGGAACCTACCCACCCCCCGGGCCGCACTCTGGAGCTGCTGCAGACTTACGGCATCGCACCGAGCCAGGTGGTCATTGAGCTGACCGAGCAAACTCCCACAGAAGATTTCGATCTGCTGTACAAGGCACTGCATCACTACCGCGACATGGGTTTTTCCATCGCACTGGATGATCTCGGTGCGGGCTATTCAAGTCTGCGTTTGTGGTCAGAACTTCGCCCGGACTACGTCAAAATCGATCGACATTTCATCGACGGCATTCATCAAGATGCGGTCAAACGTGAGTTCGTTGGCTCCATGCTGCAAATGGCCAAAGCGTCCCGTGCGCTGGTGATTGCCGAAGGCATTGAGTTGCAGGAAGAACTGGCCGTACTCATCGACATGGGGGTGGATTTGGTTCAGGGCTATTTGCTCTGCCGTCCGCAAGAATACCCCCCGCGCGATGCCCATGCTTTGCTGCCCAAACTTAACCCGGCGGCTCCCGCGCTAAATGAAGACGCCCCGGACTTGCGCGCATTGCTGATTGAGCAACCGGCGGTTAATAAGGCCGCGCCGACAGCAAGCGTACTTGAGTGCTTCCGCAAGCAAGCAAACTTGAACTCGCTGGCGGTGCTTGACGAGTTGTTGCAGCCCTGCGGCATCGTCCATCGACATTCGCTTTCGGACGCGTTGCTTAAGCCCTTCGCCACCGACCTGTTCGCCCGCAAACCCATCAGCCGCTTAATGAACACCGATTTTCTTGCGGTGGAGCTCAGCCAATCGCTGCAACAGGTAAGCCGTCTGTTGACCAGCCGAGCCCGACAGCGCATCGAAGAAGACTTTATCATCACCCTGAACGGTAACTATCTGGGACTGGGCCGGGTAATTGACGTGCTGAAACTGATTACCGAACTGAAAATCCAGCAAGCGCGCTACGCTAACCCATTAACTTTATTACCCGGCAACGTGCCCATCCAGCAATGCCTCACGCGACTGCTGCAACAAGGTCAGGAGTCGATGATTTGTTACGTGGATATCGACAACTTCAAACCATTCAACGACATCTACGGCTATGGCAGGGGCGATGAAGTGCTGCTGTGCCTCGCGCAATGCCTGAACGACCGCATCGACCCAAGCCGAGACTTTGTCGGGCATATCGGTGGTGATGACTTCTTGATGGTGCTGGGCTCAGAAGATTGGCGTAAGCGCTTAAATCTGCTGCTGGAGGATTTTCAGAACCAGTGCCGTCGCTTCTATCGGGCCGAGCACCTGGAGTGCGGTTGTTTCACGGGGTTGAATCGCCAAGGCCAGCGTCAAGAATTCTCGCTGCTGTCGCTGTCCATCGGTGTGGTTCACCTACGCCCCGAAGCCTGCGCACATCTAGATGCCAGTCAATTGGCCGAGTTGGCATCGCAAGCCAAGCATTTTGCCAAAGGTGTGACCGGAGCCAGCGTGCATGTGATCGACAGCCTGGACTCGGTAACCGTGAAAGATTGA
- a CDS encoding helix-turn-helix transcriptional regulator, whose protein sequence is MDLQIITRDGEPEYAVLPWAQYQALLKAAGVGAPSTQKATTPSSAVLTGDLPSLDQLGALRDAKGLEVAQLARTVGISPSYLDLIESGERVPDAAIRRSLAWELGVPGWRGES, encoded by the coding sequence ATGGATCTTCAAATAATTACACGTGATGGAGAGCCAGAGTACGCAGTATTGCCATGGGCCCAGTACCAGGCTTTGTTGAAAGCAGCGGGTGTTGGCGCTCCATCCACGCAAAAAGCTACAACGCCCTCTTCAGCCGTCCTAACGGGCGATCTTCCAAGCCTGGATCAACTGGGCGCCCTACGAGATGCCAAGGGTCTGGAGGTCGCGCAGTTGGCGCGCACAGTTGGAATCAGCCCGTCGTACCTGGATTTAATCGAAAGCGGTGAGCGGGTGCCGGATGCTGCTATTCGACGGAGTTTGGCTTGGGAGCTAGGCGTACCCGGTTGGCGAGGTGAATCATGA
- a CDS encoding FKBP-type peptidyl-prolyl cis-trans isomerase yields the protein MKQHRLAAAVALVGLVLAGCDSHTNVELKTPAQKASYGIGLNMGKSLAQEGMDDLDSKAVAQGIEDAVGKKEQKLKDDELVEAFAALQKRAEARMAKMSEESATAGKKFLEENGKRKEVTTTASGLQYEIIKKADGPQPKPTDIVTVHYTGKLTDGKVFDSSVERGSPIDLPVSGVIPGWVEGLQLMHVGEKVKLYIPSDLAYGAQSPSPTIPANSVLVFDLELLAIKDPAAAEAPDVPAAK from the coding sequence ATGAAACAGCATCGGTTGGCGGCGGCGGTAGCCCTGGTTGGTCTGGTACTGGCGGGTTGTGACTCGCATACCAATGTAGAGCTGAAAACACCGGCACAGAAAGCTTCGTATGGCATCGGCTTGAACATGGGCAAAAGCCTGGCTCAAGAAGGCATGGATGATCTGGATTCCAAAGCCGTAGCCCAAGGCATCGAAGATGCCGTCGGCAAAAAAGAACAGAAGCTCAAGGACGACGAGCTGGTTGAAGCTTTTGCTGCCTTGCAGAAACGTGCTGAAGCGCGCATGGCCAAGATGAGCGAAGAGTCGGCCACTGCGGGCAAAAAGTTCCTTGAAGAAAACGGCAAGCGTAAGGAAGTAACCACTACGGCTTCTGGCTTGCAATACGAAATCATCAAAAAAGCCGATGGCCCTCAGCCTAAGCCGACCGACATAGTGACGGTTCATTACACCGGCAAGCTGACTGACGGGAAAGTTTTTGACAGTTCCGTTGAGCGTGGCAGCCCGATTGATTTGCCAGTAAGCGGCGTGATTCCAGGTTGGGTCGAAGGTCTGCAACTGATGCACGTTGGCGAAAAGGTCAAACTTTACATTCCTAGCGACCTGGCTTACGGCGCGCAGAGCCCAAGTCCTACGATTCCCGCCAACTCAGTATTGGTTTTCGATCTTGAACTGCTTGCCATCAAGGACCCTGCTGCTGCAGAAGCGCCTGACGTGCCAGCCGCCAAGTAA
- a CDS encoding YkvA family protein, whose translation MKMPWNLLRFIPMAQRLITAGRLPALLFAVARKGAAEGNRLGKLKDDLRLLQALCLAYWRGEYRAISPQAMVSVVAGLMYFLSPIDLIPDWIPVIGMLDDIVVLGWVMKTLEAELDAFRAWRAMQSVEKLAAVERLPATPALLELEHHKE comes from the coding sequence ATGAAAATGCCTTGGAATCTGCTTCGGTTTATCCCTATGGCTCAGCGCTTGATTACCGCTGGGCGTTTACCGGCGTTGCTGTTCGCGGTAGCGCGCAAGGGGGCGGCCGAAGGGAATCGGCTGGGCAAACTCAAAGACGATCTGCGGTTGTTGCAAGCGTTGTGCCTGGCGTATTGGCGCGGCGAGTACCGCGCGATCAGCCCCCAGGCTATGGTCTCGGTGGTGGCGGGACTGATGTATTTCCTAAGCCCCATCGATCTTATTCCTGATTGGATTCCAGTGATTGGCATGCTTGATGACATCGTGGTGTTAGGTTGGGTCATGAAGACCCTGGAGGCTGAACTTGATGCCTTTCGAGCTTGGCGTGCCATGCAGTCAGTTGAAAAACTTGCAGCAGTCGAGCGTCTGCCCGCGACGCCTGCGTTGCTTGAGCTTGAGCATCACAAGGAATGA
- a CDS encoding carboxy terminal-processing peptidase — protein MKHYLPSTALALLIGLSALPMSTPVFAANSWDNLQPDREEVIASLNIVELLKRHHYSKPPLDDKRSVIIYESYLKLLDPSRSYFLASDIAEFDKWKVQFDDFLKSGDLNAGFIIYKRYLDRVKSRLDFALAELGKGVDKFDFTTKETLLIDRKDSPWAKSDAELNDLWRKRVEDEVLRLKIAGKEPKAIQELLTKRYKNQLARLEQTRSEDVFQAYINNFAMSYDPHTNYLSPDSAENFDINMSLSLEGIGAVLQSDNDNVKVVRLVPAGPAAKTKQVAPSDKIIGVAQGDKEMVDVIGWRLDEVVKLIRGAKGSVVRLEIIPHTNAPNDNTSKIVAITREAVKLEEQAAKKSILHLKQNGHDYTLGVIEIPAFYLDFKAYRAGDPEYKSTTRDVKKLLTELMAEKVDGVVIDLRNNGGGSLQEATELTSLFIDKGPTVLVRNADGKVDVLEDEATGAFYKGPMALLVNRLSASASEIFAGALQDYHRALIIGGQTFGKGTVQTIQPLNHGELKLTLAKFYRVSGQSTQHQGVLPDIAYPSIIDTKEIGESALPESMAYDTIKPAIKPVVDPFKPFLEQLKARHDARSSKDPEFVFIEDRLALAQKLMLEKTVSLNEAERRAQHTDIEGKQLALENARRKAKGQDPLKELKKEDEDALPAEDDKTKPEDDAYLSETGRILIDYLNLNAAVAKK, from the coding sequence ATGAAGCATTATCTCCCTAGCACCGCACTCGCCTTATTGATTGGCCTGAGTGCCTTGCCCATGTCCACCCCTGTGTTTGCAGCCAACAGCTGGGATAACCTTCAGCCTGACCGCGAAGAGGTCATTGCGAGCCTGAACATCGTAGAGCTGCTCAAAAGGCACCACTACAGCAAGCCTCCTTTAGACGACAAGCGTTCTGTCATCATCTATGAAAGCTACCTCAAACTGCTCGACCCCTCGCGCAGCTATTTCTTGGCCAGCGATATCGCCGAGTTTGACAAGTGGAAGGTGCAGTTCGACGACTTTCTGAAAAGTGGTGACCTGAACGCTGGCTTCATCATTTATAAGCGCTATCTGGATCGCGTTAAATCGCGTCTGGACTTTGCATTGGCAGAGCTGGGAAAGGGCGTCGACAAGTTCGACTTCACCACCAAGGAAACCTTGCTGATCGACCGCAAGGACAGCCCATGGGCCAAGTCTGACGCTGAGCTGAATGACTTGTGGCGCAAGCGGGTCGAGGATGAAGTGCTGCGATTAAAGATCGCTGGCAAAGAACCCAAGGCCATCCAAGAACTACTGACCAAGCGCTACAAGAATCAGTTGGCGCGACTGGAGCAGACCCGCAGCGAAGATGTGTTTCAGGCCTACATCAACAACTTCGCCATGTCCTATGACCCGCACACCAACTACCTGTCCCCGGACAGCGCGGAAAACTTCGACATCAACATGAGCCTCTCGCTGGAAGGCATTGGCGCGGTGTTGCAAAGCGATAACGACAACGTGAAAGTCGTGCGTCTGGTTCCGGCCGGACCTGCCGCCAAAACCAAACAAGTGGCGCCTTCAGACAAAATTATCGGCGTCGCCCAAGGCGACAAAGAGATGGTCGACGTGATCGGCTGGCGTCTGGACGAAGTGGTCAAACTGATTCGCGGTGCCAAAGGCTCAGTAGTGCGCCTGGAAATCATTCCGCACACCAACGCGCCGAACGACAACACCAGCAAAATCGTGGCCATTACTCGTGAAGCAGTAAAACTTGAAGAACAGGCGGCGAAAAAGTCGATCCTCCACCTTAAGCAAAACGGCCATGACTACACACTCGGCGTGATTGAAATCCCGGCGTTCTATCTGGACTTCAAGGCCTACCGTGCTGGCGATCCGGAATACAAGAGCACCACCCGGGACGTGAAAAAACTGCTGACCGAACTGATGGCCGAGAAAGTCGATGGCGTCGTGATTGATCTGCGTAACAACGGCGGCGGCTCATTGCAGGAAGCCACCGAGCTGACCAGTCTATTCATCGACAAAGGCCCTACCGTGCTGGTGCGTAACGCCGACGGTAAGGTTGATGTGCTTGAAGATGAAGCCACTGGTGCTTTCTACAAAGGCCCGATGGCGCTGCTGGTCAACCGCTTGTCTGCTTCCGCTTCGGAGATTTTTGCCGGCGCACTGCAGGACTATCACCGCGCATTGATCATTGGCGGTCAGACCTTCGGTAAAGGCACCGTGCAGACCATTCAGCCGCTGAACCATGGCGAACTGAAACTGACACTGGCCAAGTTCTACCGGGTCTCCGGTCAGAGCACTCAACATCAAGGCGTGTTGCCGGACATCGCGTACCCCTCGATCATTGATACCAAGGAAATCGGCGAAAGCGCGCTTCCGGAATCAATGGCCTACGACACCATTAAGCCTGCGATCAAACCCGTGGTGGACCCGTTCAAACCGTTCCTTGAGCAGTTGAAGGCACGCCACGATGCGCGTTCGTCGAAAGACCCTGAGTTTGTCTTCATTGAAGACCGTCTGGCTCTTGCTCAGAAGTTGATGCTCGAAAAAACCGTCAGCCTGAACGAAGCCGAACGTCGTGCTCAACACACTGACATTGAAGGCAAGCAACTGGCGCTGGAAAACGCCCGTCGCAAGGCTAAAGGTCAAGACCCGCTCAAAGAGCTGAAGAAAGAAGACGAAGACGCGCTGCCCGCAGAAGACGACAAGACCAAACCCGAGGACGACGCTTACCTGTCGGAGACCGGGCGCATCCTGATCGACTACCTGAACTTAAACGCGGCGGTGGCAAAGAAGTAA
- a CDS encoding sel1 repeat family protein, with protein MIRPLWYLRARMTYRLARRLFHWHWFVERPKSWQWLEGQFSRMANLGDVDAQSFYGHILLFRGQGLGAREEGLRLLRLAAHGGDSKAAYQLGVVSLAGDTRNAPDAAETARFWEMAVKAGHPLAPIKLSQLYNKGGPGLTADPERAKQFEGMGKPHGF; from the coding sequence ATGATTCGACCTTTATGGTATTTGCGGGCACGAATGACCTACCGGCTGGCCCGCCGATTGTTTCATTGGCATTGGTTTGTCGAGCGACCTAAAAGCTGGCAATGGTTAGAAGGTCAGTTCTCGCGTATGGCCAATCTTGGCGATGTCGATGCTCAAAGCTTTTACGGGCATATCCTGCTGTTTCGGGGTCAGGGCTTGGGCGCGCGGGAAGAAGGTCTGCGTTTATTGCGTCTGGCCGCACATGGTGGAGACAGCAAGGCTGCGTACCAACTGGGTGTGGTTAGTTTGGCGGGAGACACCCGTAACGCTCCAGATGCGGCAGAGACCGCGCGCTTTTGGGAAATGGCCGTTAAGGCCGGTCACCCGTTAGCGCCGATCAAGTTGTCGCAGTTATACAACAAGGGTGGGCCTGGCCTAACGGCTGACCCCGAGCGCGCAAAACAGTTTGAGGGTATGGGAAAGCCGCATGGGTTTTAG
- a CDS encoding di-heme-cytochrome C peroxidase encodes MRFISRVFLLIAVLLCAALAVVLYYVANPKLPFYVPAQQLHYLEQWSEEDRQTFYYTPQGTQVKNLRYDWFSALELPFSDKRFATPEYLARFGFLVDPKQKATTINPGNLPVGFAQHQNPGSSEQYLEITCSACHTGELRFKGQALRIDGGSAQHVLPSSVPTLRGGSFGQALVASLFATYYNPWKFERFARKVLGQNYDTQRERLRTDFKQSLDIFLHAAWNDTHRGLYPTEEGPGRADAFGRIANAAFGDAISEKNYRIANAPVDYPQLWDIWKFDWVQWTGSARQPMARNIGEALGVGATLNLFNVEGHALTGDARYPSSARVQDLHRIEDTLQRLKPPRWPEELLGVVDRPLAAQGKLLFQKNCAGCHVPPTKQSYDRPILELTMLPVAEIGTDPNTANNIADQRYDLSALKWDPQALTALDVELVPESDVPVDPSQISMAKGLAYITAFVENRAYRDLKISLAESHRLNGFGLPISVREVRAYRARPLEGVWATPPFLHNGSVPNLYQLLSPQDERATTFYTGSFEYDPSHLGYRTEAFAGGFLFDTKKSGNHNSGHEFRAGPRGNGVIGRQLQPQERWALLEYLKVLGGPLESELP; translated from the coding sequence TTGCGCTTTATTTCCCGAGTTTTTCTGCTGATTGCGGTCTTGCTGTGCGCGGCTTTGGCGGTTGTTCTCTACTACGTCGCCAATCCAAAACTGCCGTTCTATGTACCCGCACAACAGCTGCATTACCTTGAGCAATGGAGCGAAGAGGACCGCCAAACGTTTTATTACACACCCCAAGGTACTCAAGTAAAAAACCTGCGCTATGACTGGTTCAGCGCGCTAGAACTGCCCTTCTCTGATAAACGCTTCGCGACGCCGGAGTATTTGGCGCGTTTTGGCTTTCTGGTGGACCCGAAACAAAAGGCGACGACCATTAATCCGGGCAACCTGCCTGTGGGCTTTGCCCAGCATCAAAATCCTGGCAGCAGCGAGCAGTATCTAGAGATCACCTGCTCCGCTTGCCACACCGGGGAATTACGCTTTAAAGGCCAGGCACTGCGCATCGACGGTGGATCGGCTCAGCATGTATTGCCTTCCAGTGTCCCGACGTTGCGCGGTGGCAGTTTCGGTCAGGCGCTGGTCGCCAGCCTGTTTGCAACTTATTACAACCCTTGGAAGTTTGAACGCTTCGCACGCAAGGTTCTTGGTCAAAACTACGACACGCAACGCGAGCGTCTGCGCACCGACTTCAAACAATCACTGGATATCTTTTTACACGCGGCCTGGAACGACACCCACCGTGGGCTTTATCCCACCGAAGAAGGGCCAGGCCGTGCAGACGCTTTCGGGCGCATCGCCAATGCCGCCTTCGGCGACGCGATTTCCGAGAAAAACTACCGTATCGCCAACGCGCCCGTGGATTACCCGCAGCTTTGGGACATTTGGAAATTCGATTGGGTGCAGTGGACCGGTTCAGCTCGCCAACCCATGGCACGTAACATCGGTGAAGCCCTTGGCGTGGGCGCTACGTTGAATTTGTTCAATGTTGAAGGTCACGCTCTGACCGGCGACGCCCGCTATCCCTCGAGTGCAAGGGTTCAGGACCTTCATCGAATAGAAGACACCCTGCAACGGCTCAAACCGCCGAGGTGGCCTGAAGAGTTGCTGGGCGTTGTTGACCGCCCACTTGCCGCGCAGGGAAAGCTACTGTTCCAGAAGAATTGTGCCGGGTGTCACGTACCGCCAACGAAGCAATCCTATGACCGTCCGATACTAGAGCTGACAATGCTGCCTGTCGCGGAGATTGGCACCGACCCCAATACCGCCAATAACATTGCCGATCAGCGTTACGACTTGAGCGCGCTGAAATGGGATCCGCAAGCGCTAACGGCGCTGGACGTCGAGCTGGTTCCTGAATCTGATGTCCCAGTGGACCCAAGTCAGATCTCGATGGCCAAAGGGCTGGCTTATATCACTGCATTCGTCGAAAACCGGGCGTACCGCGACTTAAAAATTTCGCTTGCTGAAAGCCATCGTCTGAACGGCTTTGGCTTGCCGATCAGCGTCCGTGAAGTGCGGGCTTACCGCGCCCGGCCGCTGGAAGGTGTCTGGGCTACCCCACCGTTTTTGCACAACGGCTCGGTTCCTAACCTCTACCAATTGCTGTCGCCACAGGATGAACGCGCCACGACTTTCTATACCGGTAGTTTTGAATACGATCCCAGTCATCTGGGCTACCGCACAGAAGCCTTCGCTGGCGGCTTTTTATTCGACACAAAAAAGTCCGGCAACCACAACAGCGGTCATGAGTTTCGCGCCGGACCCCGTGGCAACGGTGTAATTGGCAGGCAGCTGCAACCCCAAGAACGCTGGGCCCTGTTGGAGTACCTGAAGGTGCTAGGTGGCCCACTCGAATCAGAACTGCCATAA
- a CDS encoding catalase family protein produces the protein MLTKLWVRLGAFLGKTLLKLLALGLIGWLLATTWYAWHYRGPVSAQEQIPPEESAMSQDIIQTAIQIVDQHRESTRYLRDAHAKAHGCVNAQVQVLNDLAPALRQGVFAEPGKIWQASMRLSNGNAFPQFDSIKDARGMAIKLMDVPGTQLLANQQGRGEQDFVMFSHPNFFVSDVAEYRQNIAAQANGQTGLAFFPNWDPRTWQIRHLFIALGTLAPAPDSPTQVTYYSVSPYKFGAANAKFRVAPDPQNCPDYALPLQNRKMPNFLRGALTQQLSTDRVPACFVLQIQRQDSSKFMPIEDTSIEWKESDAPFETVASVKIPAQDFDTPELNLACDNESFSPWFGITDHRPIGGINRLRKAVYDAVSEYRHARNAEQ, from the coding sequence ATGCTGACCAAACTCTGGGTCCGCCTCGGCGCGTTTCTGGGCAAGACCTTGCTCAAGTTGCTGGCACTTGGCCTGATCGGATGGCTGCTGGCAACCACTTGGTATGCATGGCACTACCGCGGGCCGGTGTCGGCGCAGGAGCAGATTCCGCCTGAGGAATCAGCGATGTCCCAAGACATCATCCAGACCGCCATTCAGATCGTCGATCAACACCGCGAAAGTACTCGTTATCTGCGGGATGCCCATGCCAAAGCCCATGGCTGCGTGAATGCACAGGTTCAAGTGCTGAACGATCTCGCTCCGGCACTGCGCCAAGGCGTGTTCGCCGAGCCAGGTAAAATCTGGCAAGCGTCGATGCGCCTGTCCAACGGCAACGCTTTCCCGCAGTTTGACAGCATCAAAGATGCGCGCGGCATGGCCATCAAATTGATGGATGTACCCGGCACGCAGTTGTTAGCCAACCAACAAGGACGCGGCGAGCAGGATTTCGTGATGTTCAGTCATCCGAATTTTTTCGTCAGCGATGTCGCTGAATATCGTCAGAACATCGCTGCCCAGGCCAACGGTCAAACCGGCCTGGCGTTTTTCCCAAACTGGGACCCGAGAACCTGGCAAATCCGCCACCTGTTCATTGCATTGGGCACGCTGGCACCGGCGCCTGATAGCCCGACCCAGGTCACTTACTACTCGGTATCGCCTTACAAGTTCGGCGCCGCCAATGCCAAGTTCCGGGTCGCGCCGGACCCGCAAAACTGTCCCGACTACGCGCTGCCGCTCCAGAATCGGAAAATGCCAAACTTCCTGCGCGGCGCACTGACTCAGCAATTGTCGACAGATAGAGTGCCCGCTTGCTTTGTTCTACAGATCCAGCGGCAAGACTCAAGCAAGTTTATGCCCATCGAAGACACCAGCATTGAATGGAAGGAAAGTGACGCGCCGTTCGAAACGGTCGCCTCAGTGAAAATTCCAGCGCAAGACTTCGACACCCCAGAGCTAAATCTGGCGTGCGATAACGAATCATTCAGTCCCTGGTTTGGTATCACTGACCACCGCCCGATTGGTGGTATCAACCGTCTGCGCAAAGCGGTGTACGACGCGGTAAGCGAGTACCGCCATGCGCGTAACGCCGAACAATAA